DNA sequence from the Liolophura sinensis isolate JHLJ2023 chromosome 1, CUHK_Ljap_v2, whole genome shotgun sequence genome:
AATCTTCAGTGGTGTCAACAGCAACCAAATAAAGATGTGAATTAATATCTAGATAGTTTCCAAAGCATCACAAACgcatacatttataaacatgtactcTGTGGGGTTTGTAGATTGTGCTGTAGATTTTGGCTTCTTTTGTATAGTTTGTCTGGCCATTGTGTTACAGGATCGTAATGCTTATGTCTGGACCTTCTCTGATGGAAAGTGGAAACCGACGCTTGTCATTCTTCGCATTAACCGTGCCGCTACCTTTGTCAAGTGGTCACCTCAAGGTAAGGCATAGAATTTATGTACTGGTGGTGACTGGGTTTCTCTGTAAATAAGGGATCCTTTTCACAATTGTGCTATGACTTCATTTTCAGTTAACTCTCATAACTGTCTTAGTACATGTATCCCTACTAAGATGGCCTAACTTACTTGTATACTATTtggtggcctgatggttagagcgtctgtcTCAACATTGgtaaagatttaaaaaatggtacatttacttgttgctgtctcgcttggtgctcagcactaagaggttagagcaaggaagcaggactggttggcccaatgtcagtataatatgactggatggggtgtcatgcctggtgtcttcggcatagtGTTTCAGTGGACTCGCCatgacacaagaagacacagtaaatgtacatgcacctacTGATTTCTtttgtcaaatgactgaaaaattgtaaagtatgacgTAAGACCGAAACATACATACCTATCCATGTCTTCGAAGTGATTTTTTTCTACCAAATTTACTTATGTGGCATTTCAAAAGACTACCAGATATTTTATTGAAGACATTCTGTTGTCTAATCTGGTCATCTTTGTGAAGAAACCATTCTACTTGATTGGTAAACTCTCCCTCTTTATTTGAACACCTGATATCATTGTTTAAAGTTGTAATGGTGGCTCAAAACAGATTTCCCAGATTTTGGGGTACAAGACAACAAACAGTTTACAAAATTGAAGAatctttgtgatttttttaaaatgaattacCAGTACGTGCATGATGTTATATGCCCATGTTTGTTAACAGAAAATAAGTTTGCTGTGGGAAGTGGAGCACGAGTCGTGTCTGTGTGTTACTTTGATAAGGACAATGATTGGTGGGTCAGCAAGCACATCAAGAAGCCAATCAGATCAACCGTAACAAGGTGAGCTGGCACGTACTCAGTCCTATGACAGCACTGAGTTGTGTTTCTCTCTTCATTCTTTAGGCAACGCCAGTTATATTTTGTCGTTTACCTGTGAGACAACACAAAAAAGtcccaaaacagaaaaaaaaaataaaaataaaataaaagtttttggATATTGTCCTATCTTAATGTCTTAGAGGATTTTCCTATTTGTGAAGGTTTTCCTATCACATAAATGAGTCTTTAACAGGAACAATTGCTTGGACAGTCCATATTTTCCACAAATGGGATGATTTTGCACTTTTATTTTTCTACCCTCAGAGAAAAAAGATTtgttctgcctgtaaaacaaaattttaattggtgtggccttatcTACATGTGGAAAGAGTAAATCTGGACATTCAGTTGTCCGTCACATGAGACTGGTATGCACAATTACTGTTTATCAGAAGTGGCTTGTGTACTGTGATGAATTTTGTTCACATCTCATGAATGGGGTAAGATAAGTCACCCCAGCTTGACAGCTTGACCTGATGTATGGACTCAAGAAATGAAGCCCCAtaagtgttgatgtttgtagGTTTCCTACTCTACTGCATTTATTTGTAAGTAACTATCCATACAAAATGTGTTTCATGAGCTGCTACCAATAGTGAACGGTTCAGATATCACCAACGTGTGTGTCTTTAGCAAGGCGTGATAGATTGAAACTTTTTACCTGTACCCTGTACAAGGTCATCAgtgtggttacatgtatttgctctGTCATGTCTGTGAAAACAGCTTCTTGGTGTATGAAAAAAGAATATTCCTTGTATTTCAGCTTGGACTGGCATCCCAATAACATCCTGTTGGCTTGTGGCTCTACAGATTTTAAATGCAGGTTTGTCCTTTAAAATTATCATGTTTTAAgtatttctttgtaatttgtaaACATACATCTAAAAAGCTAAATTCTACCTGAAGGACAGtctaaatttttttgaaatgtgGCTTGTCCTATAAAATGTAGCATAGTCACAGTAAATGCATCTTTAatagttttgaaaacattttttaaattttgtacaccATTGAAAATATCTCAGTGCAATATAAGAAATGTGTACAAAAGAGGTAAattataccatacatgtatttgagccAAGCCATAATTACAAACCtcacaaataataaaatgaactttttttgCAGGGTCTTCTCTGGTTATTTGAAGGAGGTAGAGTCCAAGCCATCAGCCAATCACTGGGGCACCAAGTTTAATTTTGGAAACTTGTTGGCGGAGTTCTCTACTGGTGGAGGTAAAAATGTTCAACTTGATACCATTAATCATGCAATTTAATCTGAGAGATGCTCACCTCTCCACTCATGATGTAAACATGACAGAGTTTGACTGTCATTTGACTGTCATTTAGTGTATAGTCTAACAAAATTATCATAAATTCACTCTAAACTAATtggacaacatacatgtagtcatgaagTCATTGATGtgcatttacttattttcagGAACTTAAAGCTTTACTTTAGATTTTTCATTCTGAAGTTTATGTTGACTTGAATTAAACAAGCTCAAATTGTCAATAGCTATGACATCCTGCAAAAAATCGATGTTGCCTTTCACTCATTCCATTCTTTAAGTTAATGGCTCGTCAGAAGATGGGATGTTGTAaaaaatatgtctgaaatatatCTTGTACACCTGGCATCATCCTTGTTCCTGTTCCTCTTTTTTGCAGGAGGCTGGGTACATTCTGTGTCCTTCTCTGCCAGTGGAGACAAACTGGCCTGGGTTGGACACGACTCTAGTGTGGCTGTCGTCAATGGTGCTGATGGACTCAAGTAAGACTTTGTTGTAAACATTGCCCGTAAGATGCCCTTTAATGTTGTGTAGGTGTATATGAATGGAAGATACTAGTGTTGACTTTCAGAAAAAttcataaatcaatttttcataacttttttttgcaaataacaTCACCTTATGGctcagtaacctagacaacatctgttatgaaaaaaaaaagttctgagaaatatgacttacgaagttttgtgaaagtggtccaAGGTCAGTAACTTATGATATGTAATGGGAAGGTAGAATCAAATTTGACTGACTACTGCGTATATGTGTATGGTATTTTACAAACACTATGGCTCCATAGTATCTGCCTTTGTGTCTACTCATTTCATGTGTGCAAGCTGACAGGTTTGATTAggccttacatgtatgtgcctaaAAATAGATTGTTCAGCTGGTGAAATAGCCATATTTACTTAAGCTTTCTATGTGTAATGATAAATTAAGTCATGTATTTTCATCTGGTTTATGTGCAATTGTAGATTTATTGTTAATGCGAGCTTTGTGGATTTTCAGGCTGTCATTTGTGAAGACAGAGTTCCTTCCCTTCATGGGCTGCTCCTGGGTTTCTGAGAACTCCCTGGTCTGTGTGG
Encoded proteins:
- the LOC135470260 gene encoding actin-related protein 2/3 complex subunit 1A-like; translation: MTSVHNFGVLPVTCHTWNKNRSELALSLSGTEVKIYAKDGSGWKETQTLTEHAQRVTGIDWAPNSNRIVTCGADRNAYVWTFSDGKWKPTLVILRINRAATFVKWSPQENKFAVGSGARVVSVCYFDKDNDWWVSKHIKKPIRSTVTSLDWHPNNILLACGSTDFKCRVFSGYLKEVESKPSANHWGTKFNFGNLLAEFSTGGGGWVHSVSFSASGDKLAWVGHDSSVAVVNGADGLKLSFVKTEFLPFMGCSWVSENSLVCVGYDCNPMVYSYADNGRLTFVSKLDIPKEKEGGTVSAMKRFQDLDKKAAVDDSSTDLKTLHKNTILQVTVHSGTKADATKVSTSAVDGNIIIWDFKSLERSISGLKI